A stretch of DNA from Spiroplasma endosymbiont of Nebria brevicollis:
TATATTATTGATTTCTTTTATTTTATTAGGTGATTTATTTATATATGTTGATTTTAAATTGAATAATCCCCCACGTAAATCAACTATTACTGCCTTTAAAGAGTTTTCTAGTTCGTTCTTAAGTTCATTATCTTTAAACTTATAATTTTTATCATCATTTAATATTAAAAATCTACTTATTTCTTTAGTAATACATTCGTCTAGTAGTTTTAGATTATTATTTTTAGTACTATTATTCATAGTGTTCTTAATACTATTTTTAATAGTAGAATTAATTATTCTTTTAAACATTCCCATTTAATAAAATATCTCCTTTTATTTTTCTTTTTTAATTTTATATTTTTTCAAAATTTAAATTCTGGATTTTGCTTCTTATATATAATCATACAACCAATAAAAGTTCCAATAATATTTAAAGAAATAGTAAGTAATAGTATTCCAAAAGGATTATTTTTTTCACATAAAACTAAACCACAATTTATTAAATGAATAGAAAATGCTATTCATGCTAATGTTATAGGAATTAACATGATATAAAACATAACCATAGGCTGATCTACTTTTTTGTTTATTTCGGTCAAAAACATATATCCCATTTTCTTTTCCTTTTTTTCTTTTAGTATACATTATTTTAAAAAAAAGAAAAGATAACTAATTAAAGTTATCTTTAAACGCTAAATATAGAATTTGCGATTTATTTTACCGTTCTTTATAATTATACTATAAATAAAACTTTTTTCAACAATAAATTAATAAATTTGATAAAATGCTAGAAGCCAAAAAATAAATAGAAAGGCGTTAAAAAATGTTTAGTTTTAAAGAATTTCAAGAAATTGAAATCAGTAATAGTATAACAAAATTTGTTAAAAAAGTCGAAAATTGAGATGAATATTTTTTTCAAACTAGAGATAAAGATAGATATAAAGTTGCTAAAAAATGTAATAGAACAATAAATATTGAAATTGGATTTGTAACTTTTAATAGAAGAGTATATTTAGATACGATAGAAAAAAGATATCGTTATTTTACTGATGAAGAATTTAATATTGAAAAACGTGCAAGAATTATTAAAGATTTAAAACAAGAGATAGCATCATATATTGGCAGAAAAAAACATTATCAAGATATACAAGATATTTTAAAATATACTTATGTTTCAAAAGTAACAATTAGTAAAATTCATAAAAATGCAAAAATTGAAGAAAAATTACCACAACAAAAATTGAAAGTAAAAAATAATGAATTTATTTATATTAATGCTGATGATTGTTTTGTTCCTGTGTGAAATAAAAATAATAAAAGAGAAATGCAAAAAATTCGTAGTATTAGTTATAATACTGGTAAAAAACAAATAGGTAAAAACAGAAATAAGTTATTAAATAAAATATATACTTTTATGGGTGATTATAAATATAGTAATAAAGAAGATTATTTACAAGCAAATCCGACAGTTGATTTTACTTGAAATGGCTTAAAAAAGTATTTTGAATTTGACACTGCTAAATTAGTAGTTTCAGGGGATGGTGCTTCATGAATATATAATTTAGCAAAATATTTAGGTGCTTATTATGTATTTGATAAATATCATGCTTTTTATTTTTTATGAACTGCATATAAACCTGATAAAAGAAAAAATAAAGTTAATCCAGAAAATTTAAAAAACTTTTTAATTGCTTGCTTGAAAATATTTTTGTAAAGGACAATATGATGAATTAATAGCATTTTTAATTGAAACTAATATTAATAAAGATAATTTAAAGACTTTTATAAATAATAAAGAAGGTATTATTAATCAACCTGCTAGTTGAAATATTGGTTGTAGTGCTGAAAGTGATATTCAACATTTGGTTAAATCTCAAACAAAAGGTGCAAAAATATATGCTTATCCAACATTAATTAATATGTTAATGGCGAGAAGCAATTATTTAAATAGTAGAAATTATATTAATAGTGCTTAAAATAATATAACTTAATATTTTAAAAACTAATTATTAAAATTAGTATTTTTGTGTTTTTTAATTGTAATTTTATAATTATATTTTTTATAATTTTTAAAATTTATGGTATAATTTAATTAACAAATATTTAGATTTGCTAGTTTTATTGTTTGAAGTTAGAAAATCTATACGTTAGATTAATTCGTCCCATTATTAGATTTCTATCTTGGTGTTAAAAAGTATAGTAAACTTGCACCTGATGTGATTAAACAAATTTTAAAATATTTTACTGATGGTAAAAGATATCGTGATATTTGTGATACTTTTATAGAAGATTTAATAAGTAATAGTACTGTTTGTAGAAAATTTCAATGACCAAAAATTAATATTCCTAAAATACCATTAGAATTAAAACAAACTTTATATATAAATATTGATGATGGACATCGAAAATTTAAGTTTAATGATAAACATAATAGTAAAAATTGTAAAAAATGCTCTATGAGATTACTAGTATTTTGTACTGGTAAAAAGAAAAACGGAAAATTAATTAATAAAAGAGCTACTTGTAAAATCAGATTAACAAAAATTGGTGCAGATAAAACTGCACAATTAATTAAAAAATATGGTAATTTATTTTATGAAAATTTTGACCAAGCAAATTTAATTGTATGTGGAGATAGCGCACAATGAATTAGAAAAACAGCTAACATTTTAAATGCTAAATTTATTTTAGATAAATTTCATGCTTTTCACGTTTTATTTCTTGGAATTATGGGTGGAAGAAAAAAAGATAAAATTGCTAAATTTCATTATGAATATGCACAAAATTTATTTGCAAAAGGTCAATATGATGAATTAATTGTTTTTTTTACAATCATTGACTTTAAAATATAAAAAATTAAAAGTTGGTTATTTTATT
This window harbors:
- a CDS encoding Mbov_0401 family ICE element transposase-like protein yields the protein MFSFKEFQEIEISNSITKFVKKVENWDEYFFQTRDKDRYKVAKKCNRTINIEIGFVTFNRRVYLDTIEKRYRYFTDEEFNIEKRARIIKDLKQEIASYIGRKKHYQDIQDILKYTYVSKVTISKIHKNAKIEEKLPQQKLKVKNNEFIYINADDCFVPVWNKNNKREMQKIRSISYNTGKKQIGKNRNKLLNKIYTFMGDYKYSNKEDYLQANPTVDFTWNGLKKYFEFDTAKLVVSGDGASWIYNLAKYLGAYYVFDKYHAFYFLWTAYKPDKRKNKVNPENLKNFLIACLKIFL
- a CDS encoding UPF0236 family transposase-like protein, with product MIKQILKYFTDGKRYRDICDTFIEDLISNSTVCRKFQWPKINIPKIPLELKQTLYINIDDGHRKFKFNDKHNSKNCKKCSMRLLVFCTGKKKNGKLINKRATCKIRLTKIGADKTAQLIKKYGNLFYENFDQANLIVCGDSAQWIRKTANILNAKFILDKFHAFHVLFLGIMGGRKKDKIAKFHYEYAQNLFAKGQYDELIVFFTIIDFKI